A single genomic interval of Amycolatopsis albispora harbors:
- a CDS encoding amino acid permease has translation MTDQILQPAKATAEPVDAGDAGYSKALKPRHISMIAIGGAIGTGLFLGAGGRLASAGPALAVAYAICGLFAFFVVRALGELILHRPSSGAFVSYAREFMGEKGAYVAGWMYFLNWATTGIADITAIALYAHFWSFFTPIPQWVLALVALAIVLVLNLVSVKLFGELEFWFAIIKVAALVIFMGIGIFLLVTGDPINGTTPSVGLLGSEGGFLPNGLLPLVLVIQGIVFAYASVELVGVTAGETAEPAKIMPKAINSIMWRIGVFYVGSVVLLAMLMPWSSYTKGESPFVTVLSNIGIPAAGDVMNLVVLTAAMSSLNSGLYSTGRILRSMAVAGSAPKFTGVMNRNHVPYGGILLTAAICVLGVGLNYVVPADAFEIVLNFAAIGILSTWGIIMLSHLLFWRKAKAGLAQRPSFRLPGSPVTEIVTLVFLASVVVLMWFDELGRLTLLSLPAIVLALVVGWFVVRKRVDTTKALGEGRP, from the coding sequence GTGACGGACCAGATCCTGCAGCCGGCCAAGGCGACGGCCGAACCGGTCGACGCCGGGGACGCCGGCTACAGCAAGGCGCTCAAGCCGCGGCACATCAGCATGATCGCCATCGGCGGCGCCATCGGCACCGGCCTGTTCCTCGGCGCCGGCGGCAGGCTCGCCTCGGCGGGGCCCGCGCTCGCGGTCGCCTACGCCATCTGCGGCCTCTTCGCCTTCTTCGTGGTGCGCGCGCTCGGCGAGCTGATCCTGCACCGCCCGTCCTCCGGCGCGTTCGTCTCCTACGCGCGTGAGTTCATGGGCGAGAAGGGCGCCTACGTCGCCGGGTGGATGTACTTCCTCAACTGGGCCACCACCGGCATCGCGGACATCACCGCGATCGCGCTGTACGCCCACTTCTGGAGCTTCTTCACGCCGATCCCGCAGTGGGTGCTGGCGCTGGTCGCGCTGGCCATCGTGCTGGTGCTGAACCTGGTCTCGGTGAAGCTGTTCGGCGAGCTGGAGTTCTGGTTCGCCATCATCAAGGTGGCCGCGCTGGTCATCTTCATGGGCATCGGCATCTTCCTGCTGGTCACCGGCGACCCGATCAACGGCACCACGCCGAGCGTCGGCCTGCTCGGCAGCGAGGGCGGTTTCCTGCCGAACGGCCTGCTCCCGCTGGTGCTGGTGATCCAGGGCATCGTGTTCGCCTACGCCTCGGTCGAGCTGGTCGGCGTCACCGCCGGGGAGACCGCCGAACCGGCGAAGATCATGCCGAAGGCGATCAACTCGATCATGTGGCGGATCGGTGTCTTCTACGTCGGCTCGGTGGTGCTGCTGGCGATGCTGATGCCGTGGAGTTCCTACACCAAGGGCGAAAGCCCGTTCGTCACCGTGCTGTCGAACATCGGCATCCCCGCCGCGGGTGACGTGATGAACCTGGTGGTGCTGACCGCGGCGATGTCGAGCCTGAACTCCGGGCTGTACTCCACCGGCCGCATCCTGCGCTCGATGGCGGTGGCCGGTTCGGCGCCGAAGTTCACCGGCGTGATGAACCGCAACCACGTGCCCTACGGCGGCATCCTGCTCACCGCGGCGATCTGCGTGCTGGGCGTCGGCCTGAACTACGTGGTGCCCGCGGACGCCTTCGAGATCGTGCTGAACTTCGCCGCCATCGGCATCCTGTCCACCTGGGGCATCATCATGCTGTCGCACCTGCTGTTCTGGCGGAAGGCGAAGGCCGGGCTGGCGCAGCGGCCGTCGTTCCGGCTGCCCGGCTCCCCGGTCACCGAGATCGTCACCCTGGTCTTCCTGGCCAGCGTGGTGGTGCTGATGTGGTTCGACGAGCTGGGCAGGCTGACCCTGCTGTCGCTGCCCGCGATCGTGCTGGCGCTGGTGGTCGGCTGGTTCGTCGTCCGCAAGCGGGTGGACACCACGAAGGCACTGGGCGAGGGCAGGCCGTGA
- the dnaE gene encoding DNA polymerase III subunit alpha produces MSKDSFVHLHVHTEYSMLDGAAKIAPLFAEASRLGMPAVGMTDHGNMYGADEFYQQARKAGITPIIGIEAYVAPESRFHKKPVFWGQSNQRGADEFGEGGDVSGGGAYTHMTMLAENAAGLRNLFRLSSLASLEGYYRKPRMDRELISEHHEGIIATTGCPSGEVQTRLRLGQKAEAIQAASDYKDIFGPDNFFLELMDHGLPIERSVREGLLEIGRQLGIRPLATNDSHYVTRDQADTHSALLCVQAGKTLNDPNRFKFDGDGYYLKSAAEMREYWDTEVPGAADSTLMIAERVQSYEEVYAHKDRLPFFEVPEGYDQGAWLREEVQRGLKWRFPNGAPEGYQERLEVELDVIIGKGFPAYFLIVADLINYARRVGIRVGPGRGSAAGSLVAYVLGITNLDPIPQKLLFERFLNPERVSMPDIDIDFDDRRRGEMIRYATDKYGVDKVAQVITFGTIKTKAAIKDAARVHYGQPGYAIADKISKALPPPIMAKDIPLSGIVDPKHERYGEAAEVRSLIETDSEVATIFETARGLEGLIRNAGVHACAVIMSSEPLTNAIPLWQRDDGSIITGWDYPSCEAIGLLKMDFLGLRNLTVIGDAIDNIKANRGVDIDLDTLGVDDPETYKLLARGDTLGVFQLDGGPMRDLLRRMQPTRFDDIVAVGALYRPGPMGMNAHNDYADRKNGRQNVKPIHPELDEPLKEILADTYGLIVYQEQIMHIGQKVAGYSMGRADVLRRAMGKKKQEVLEKEFEGFEAGMKASDLVPGGFSDEAIKALWDTILPFAGYAFNKSHAAAYGLISYWTAYLKANYTAEYMAALLTSVGDNKDKSAIYLSECRRLGIKVLPPDVNESAQRFAAVGDDIRFGMGAVRNVGANVVESIIKTREEKGKYTSFTDFLDKSELVACNKRVIESLIKAGAFDSMGNTRLSMVQAHEEAVEAVVPLKRQQAMGQFDLFGPMGDEPDDAAAAAASSPLAHLKFSDEEYPRKQLLSYEREMLGLYVSAHPLDGAERILRKHAKKPIAAILADPPKEGEIVVSGLITSLERRVNKKGEPWAICTVEDMDASLEVLFFPKSYAIFAADLVEDNAVLVKGRVNWREEKMSVFGGGLVPLDLSDAAIGDEEPPLVLLVAAEKLDQSVVSELKSTLLAHKGDTPAHLKLMGKQGQRMYALDDYPVRVSSMLMGELKSIQGITANT; encoded by the coding sequence GTGTCCAAGGACTCTTTTGTCCACCTGCATGTGCACACCGAGTACTCGATGCTGGACGGTGCGGCGAAGATCGCGCCGTTGTTCGCGGAGGCGTCGCGGTTGGGGATGCCGGCGGTGGGGATGACCGACCACGGCAACATGTACGGGGCGGACGAGTTCTACCAGCAGGCCCGCAAGGCCGGGATCACGCCGATCATCGGGATCGAGGCGTATGTGGCGCCGGAGTCGCGGTTCCACAAGAAGCCGGTGTTCTGGGGGCAGTCCAACCAGCGTGGCGCGGATGAGTTCGGTGAGGGTGGGGACGTCTCGGGTGGGGGCGCCTACACGCACATGACGATGCTGGCGGAGAACGCGGCGGGGTTGCGGAACCTGTTCCGGTTGTCGTCGCTGGCGAGCCTGGAGGGGTATTACCGGAAGCCGCGGATGGATCGGGAGCTGATCTCGGAGCATCACGAGGGGATCATCGCCACGACGGGGTGCCCGTCGGGTGAGGTGCAGACGCGGTTGCGGCTGGGGCAGAAGGCCGAGGCGATCCAGGCGGCGTCGGACTACAAGGACATTTTCGGGCCGGACAACTTCTTCCTGGAGTTGATGGATCACGGGTTGCCGATCGAGCGGTCGGTGCGGGAGGGGCTGCTGGAGATCGGCAGGCAGCTGGGGATCCGGCCGCTGGCGACGAACGATTCGCATTATGTGACGCGGGATCAGGCGGATACGCACAGTGCGTTGCTGTGTGTGCAGGCGGGTAAGACGCTGAATGACCCGAACCGGTTCAAGTTCGATGGTGATGGTTACTACCTGAAGTCCGCGGCGGAGATGCGGGAGTACTGGGACACCGAGGTCCCGGGCGCGGCGGACTCGACGTTGATGATCGCCGAACGCGTCCAGTCCTACGAAGAGGTCTACGCGCACAAGGACCGCCTCCCGTTCTTCGAGGTGCCCGAGGGCTACGACCAGGGCGCCTGGCTGCGCGAGGAGGTCCAGCGCGGCCTCAAGTGGCGTTTCCCCAACGGCGCGCCCGAGGGCTACCAGGAGCGCCTCGAGGTCGAGCTGGACGTCATCATCGGCAAGGGCTTCCCCGCCTACTTCCTGATCGTCGCCGACCTGATCAACTACGCCCGCCGCGTCGGCATCCGCGTCGGCCCGGGCCGTGGTTCGGCCGCCGGTTCGCTGGTCGCCTACGTGCTCGGTATCACCAACCTGGACCCGATCCCGCAGAAGCTGCTGTTCGAGCGGTTCCTCAACCCCGAGCGCGTCTCGATGCCCGACATCGACATCGACTTCGACGACCGCCGCCGCGGTGAGATGATCCGCTACGCCACCGACAAGTACGGCGTGGACAAGGTTGCCCAGGTGATCACCTTCGGCACCATTAAGACCAAGGCGGCGATCAAGGACGCCGCACGAGTCCACTACGGACAGCCCGGCTACGCGATCGCGGACAAGATCTCCAAGGCCCTGCCGCCGCCGATCATGGCCAAGGACATCCCGCTCTCGGGCATCGTCGACCCCAAGCACGAGCGCTACGGCGAAGCCGCCGAGGTGCGCTCGCTGATCGAGACCGACTCCGAGGTCGCCACCATCTTCGAGACCGCGCGCGGCCTCGAAGGGCTGATCCGCAACGCCGGTGTGCACGCCTGCGCGGTGATCATGTCGAGCGAGCCGCTGACCAACGCGATCCCGTTGTGGCAGCGCGACGACGGCTCCATCATCACCGGCTGGGACTACCCGTCGTGCGAGGCCATCGGCCTGCTGAAGATGGACTTCCTCGGCCTGCGCAACCTGACCGTCATCGGCGACGCGATCGACAACATCAAGGCCAACCGCGGGGTCGACATCGATCTCGACACCCTGGGCGTCGACGATCCGGAGACCTACAAGCTGCTCGCCCGCGGTGACACGCTCGGCGTGTTCCAGCTGGACGGCGGGCCGATGCGTGACCTGCTGCGCCGCATGCAGCCCACGCGGTTCGACGACATCGTCGCGGTCGGCGCGCTGTACCGCCCCGGCCCGATGGGCATGAACGCGCACAACGACTACGCCGACCGCAAGAACGGGCGGCAGAACGTCAAGCCGATCCACCCCGAGCTGGACGAGCCCCTGAAGGAGATCCTGGCCGACACCTACGGCCTGATCGTCTACCAGGAGCAGATCATGCACATCGGCCAGAAGGTGGCCGGTTACTCGATGGGCCGCGCGGACGTGCTCCGCCGCGCGATGGGCAAGAAGAAGCAGGAAGTCCTCGAGAAGGAGTTCGAGGGCTTCGAAGCCGGGATGAAGGCCAGCGACCTGGTGCCCGGCGGCTTCTCCGACGAGGCGATCAAGGCGCTCTGGGACACGATCCTCCCGTTCGCCGGCTACGCGTTCAACAAGAGCCACGCGGCCGCCTACGGCCTGATCTCGTACTGGACCGCGTACCTCAAGGCCAACTACACCGCGGAGTACATGGCCGCGCTGCTGACCTCGGTCGGCGACAACAAGGACAAGTCGGCCATCTACCTGTCCGAGTGCCGCCGCCTCGGGATCAAGGTGCTGCCGCCGGACGTCAACGAGTCGGCCCAGCGGTTCGCGGCCGTCGGGGACGACATCCGCTTCGGCATGGGCGCGGTCCGCAACGTCGGCGCGAACGTGGTCGAGTCGATCATCAAGACCCGCGAGGAGAAGGGCAAGTACACCTCGTTCACCGACTTCCTGGACAAGTCGGAGCTGGTGGCCTGCAACAAGCGGGTGATCGAGTCGCTGATCAAGGCCGGGGCCTTCGACTCCATGGGCAACACGCGGCTGTCCATGGTCCAGGCACACGAGGAGGCCGTGGAAGCGGTCGTGCCGCTCAAGCGCCAGCAGGCGATGGGCCAGTTCGACCTGTTCGGGCCGATGGGTGACGAACCCGATGACGCCGCCGCCGCGGCTGCTTCGTCCCCGCTGGCGCACCTGAAGTTCAGCGACGAGGAGTACCCGCGCAAGCAGCTGCTCTCCTACGAGCGCGAGATGCTGGGCCTCTACGTTTCGGCGCACCCGCTGGATGGGGCCGAGCGGATCCTGCGCAAGCACGCGAAGAAGCCGATCGCGGCGATCCTGGCCGATCCGCCGAAGGAAGGCGAGATCGTGGTGTCCGGGCTGATCACGTCGCTGGAGCGGCGGGTCAACAAGAAGGGCGAGCCCTGGGCGATCTGCACGGTGGAGGACATGGACGCCTCGCTGGAGGTGCTGTTCTTCCCGAAGTCCTACGCGATCTTCGCGGCGGACCTGGTCGAGGACAACGCGGTGCTGGTCAAGGGCCGGGTCAACTGGCGCGAGGAGAAGATGTCGGTGTTCGGCGGCGGGCTGGTGCCGCTGGACCTGTCCGACGCCGCGATCGGGGACGAGGAACCGCCGCTGGTGCTGCTGGTCGCCGCGGAGAAGCTCGACCAGTCGGTGGTCAGCGAGCTGAAGTCGACCCTGCTGGCGCACAAGGGTGACACCCCGGCGCACCTGAAGCTGATGGGCAAGCAGGGGCAGCGGATGTACGCGCTGGACGACTACCCGGTGCGGGTCAGTTCGATGCTGATGGGCGAGTTGAAGAGCATTCAAGGCATCACGGCGAACACGTGA
- a CDS encoding MFS transporter — protein sequence MSTAEAGQRVEPDPRRWKALAVTLTAGFMVLLDVSIVNVALPSMQRDLGASAGGMQWVVSGYALTFGLVLVAGGRLGDALGRRRMFLFALTGFVLTSALAGAAPTELLLILARLLQGVAGGLLTPQNTGLIQELFSGPERGRAFGMFGATVGLSTAVGPVLGGVILAAFGDPDGWRWVFFVNIPIGALALVLAARLLPKSPRRLRGLGSELDFVGALLLGLAVAGVLFPVMEAEQGGLTGLWWMFPLAVLLGAVFVWWERRLVRLERAPLLDVRLFTSVRGFTSGATLGSVYFCAFTGIWLVFAMFFQQGLGYTPLESGLAVTPFAVGSAVSSVVAGRLVERWGRRLTVTGLTMVVVGMVGSGVAVLLFPQHAGFAVALPLLIGGLGGGMVISPNTTLTLECVPTAMAGVAGGALQTGQRIGTAIGTALLASVFHAVVTGSGEDYPVALAVSMGCAAALTAVALGLGVFELRRRRVAVGEAPSVFVDSPSG from the coding sequence GTGAGCACAGCCGAGGCCGGTCAACGCGTCGAACCCGATCCCCGTCGCTGGAAGGCGCTCGCGGTGACCTTGACCGCGGGCTTCATGGTGCTGCTCGACGTCAGCATCGTGAACGTGGCCCTGCCGTCGATGCAGCGCGACCTCGGGGCGTCGGCCGGCGGCATGCAGTGGGTGGTTTCCGGTTACGCGCTGACCTTCGGCCTGGTGCTGGTGGCGGGCGGCAGGCTCGGCGACGCGCTGGGCAGGCGGCGGATGTTCCTGTTCGCGCTCACCGGTTTTGTGCTGACCAGCGCGCTCGCCGGGGCCGCGCCGACCGAGCTGCTGCTGATCCTGGCCCGGCTGCTGCAGGGCGTCGCGGGCGGGCTGCTCACCCCGCAGAACACCGGCCTGATCCAGGAGTTGTTCTCCGGCCCGGAACGCGGGCGCGCGTTCGGCATGTTCGGGGCCACGGTCGGGCTGTCCACCGCGGTCGGCCCGGTGCTGGGCGGGGTGATCCTGGCCGCGTTCGGTGATCCGGACGGCTGGCGGTGGGTGTTCTTCGTGAACATCCCGATCGGTGCGCTGGCGCTGGTGCTCGCGGCCAGGCTGCTGCCGAAGTCACCGCGGCGGCTGCGCGGGCTGGGGTCCGAACTGGACTTCGTCGGCGCGTTGCTGCTCGGGCTGGCGGTGGCCGGGGTGCTGTTCCCGGTGATGGAGGCCGAGCAGGGCGGGCTCACCGGCCTGTGGTGGATGTTCCCGCTCGCCGTGCTGCTGGGTGCGGTTTTTGTCTGGTGGGAACGGCGGCTGGTCCGGCTGGAGCGGGCGCCGCTGCTGGACGTCCGGTTGTTCACCAGCGTGCGCGGGTTCACCAGCGGCGCCACGCTCGGCTCGGTCTACTTCTGCGCGTTCACCGGGATCTGGCTGGTTTTTGCGATGTTCTTCCAGCAGGGCCTGGGATACACGCCGCTGGAGTCGGGGCTGGCGGTGACGCCGTTCGCGGTCGGCTCGGCGGTTTCGTCGGTGGTGGCGGGCAGGCTGGTCGAGCGCTGGGGTCGCCGGCTGACGGTGACCGGGCTGACCATGGTGGTGGTCGGCATGGTCGGCTCGGGCGTGGCGGTGCTGCTGTTCCCGCAGCACGCCGGATTCGCGGTGGCGTTGCCGTTGCTGATCGGCGGGCTCGGCGGCGGCATGGTGATCTCGCCGAACACCACGCTGACCCTGGAGTGCGTGCCGACCGCGATGGCCGGGGTGGCCGGGGGCGCGCTGCAGACCGGGCAGCGCATCGGCACGGCGATCGGCACGGCCTTGCTCGCCTCGGTTTTCCACGCCGTGGTCACCGGATCGGGTGAGGATTACCCGGTGGCGCTGGCGGTGTCGATGGGCTGCGCGGCGGCGCTCACCGCGGTCGCGCTCGGGCTCGGCGTTTTTGAGCTCCGGCGGCGGCGCGTCGCAGTCGGGGAAGCGCCCAGCGTATTCGTTGATAGTCCATCCGGGTGA
- a CDS encoding low temperature requirement protein A, which translates to MRARDAREPHRAATPLELLFDLCFVVAVAQAAAGLHHAVAENHTGEGLVGFLMVFFAIWWAWMNFTWFASAFDTDDGPYRLTTLVQIAGSLVVAAGIERAFDGDFRVIIIGYVVMRLAMVTQWLRAARSDVDCRPTSLRYAAGIVLAQLCWVGWLFLPAAWQLPAFLVFVLLELATPVIAERAHGTSYHRHHIAERYGLFTIIVLGETILSSTNAFREAIAEGHVADLVSLAVAALVIVFSLWWLYFDQPGHVRLTTLRASLNWGYGHYVIFASLAALGAGIEVAVDYDTHTAHIGGVATALATTIPVALFLLSVWVLHVGVRNECRPIAIGFPVAAVLVLLSTFSPAPIHFTAGVCALLVLTVVLATRGHPVEENA; encoded by the coding sequence ATGCGCGCCAGGGACGCCCGCGAACCACACCGCGCCGCGACCCCGCTGGAACTGCTCTTCGACCTCTGCTTCGTGGTGGCTGTCGCGCAGGCCGCCGCCGGGCTGCACCACGCCGTCGCGGAGAACCACACCGGGGAGGGGCTGGTCGGCTTCCTGATGGTGTTCTTCGCCATCTGGTGGGCGTGGATGAACTTCACCTGGTTCGCCTCGGCCTTCGACACCGACGACGGGCCGTATCGGCTGACCACCCTGGTGCAGATCGCGGGCAGCCTGGTGGTCGCGGCGGGCATCGAGCGCGCCTTCGACGGCGACTTCCGCGTGATCATCATCGGGTACGTGGTGATGCGGCTGGCCATGGTCACCCAGTGGCTGCGCGCGGCGCGGTCCGATGTGGACTGCCGTCCGACGTCGCTGCGGTACGCCGCGGGCATCGTGCTCGCGCAGCTCTGCTGGGTGGGCTGGCTGTTCCTGCCCGCGGCGTGGCAGCTTCCGGCGTTCCTGGTGTTCGTGCTGCTCGAGCTGGCCACACCGGTGATCGCGGAACGCGCGCACGGCACGAGCTACCACCGGCACCACATCGCCGAGCGGTACGGGCTGTTCACCATCATCGTGCTCGGCGAAACGATCCTCAGCTCCACCAACGCCTTCCGTGAGGCCATCGCCGAAGGACACGTGGCGGACCTGGTGTCGCTGGCGGTCGCCGCGCTGGTGATCGTGTTCTCCCTGTGGTGGCTGTACTTCGACCAGCCCGGTCACGTTCGGCTGACCACCCTGCGTGCCTCGCTCAACTGGGGTTACGGGCACTACGTGATCTTCGCTTCGCTGGCCGCGCTGGGTGCCGGGATCGAGGTGGCCGTGGACTACGACACGCACACCGCGCACATCGGCGGCGTGGCCACCGCGCTGGCCACCACGATCCCGGTGGCGTTGTTCCTGCTCAGCGTGTGGGTGCTGCACGTGGGCGTGCGCAACGAATGCCGCCCGATCGCGATCGGCTTCCCGGTCGCCGCGGTGCTGGTGCTGTTGTCCACCTTCAGCCCGGCGCCCATCCACTTCACCGCCGGGGTCTGCGCGTTGCTGGTGCTGACGGTGGTGCTGGCCACGCGCGGCCACCCGGTCGAAGAGAATGCTTGA
- a CDS encoding FadR/GntR family transcriptional regulator, which translates to MEAVLAGLRGAIERGDYAVGGKLPSEAALSAEFEVSRSVVREALRALQALGLTVSRPGKGTFVAAAGPVENPVFGDYSARDLFEVRRHVEIPVAGYAALRRGQDDLDLLEHLLDKMGAETDNTGWVALDSLFHITIAQASGNPAFGKVIEEIRDALSRQSSFLNQLGDRQAESNAEHAEIVRAIADGAEAAAVEAMTRHLDNVERTLETIVRKDAHRPSEHP; encoded by the coding sequence ATGGAGGCGGTGCTCGCCGGGCTCCGCGGCGCCATCGAGCGCGGAGACTACGCCGTCGGCGGCAAGCTGCCGTCGGAGGCCGCGCTGTCGGCGGAGTTCGAGGTCAGCCGCTCGGTGGTGCGCGAGGCGCTGCGCGCGCTGCAGGCACTCGGGCTGACCGTATCCCGCCCGGGCAAGGGCACCTTCGTCGCGGCCGCGGGCCCGGTGGAGAACCCGGTCTTCGGCGACTACTCGGCCCGCGACCTGTTCGAGGTCCGCAGGCACGTGGAGATCCCGGTCGCCGGGTACGCGGCCCTGCGCCGCGGCCAGGACGACCTCGACCTGCTCGAGCACCTGCTCGACAAGATGGGCGCCGAAACCGACAACACCGGCTGGGTGGCGCTGGACAGCCTGTTCCACATCACCATCGCCCAGGCCTCGGGCAACCCGGCCTTCGGCAAGGTCATCGAGGAGATCCGCGACGCGCTCTCCCGCCAGTCGAGCTTCCTCAACCAGCTCGGCGACCGCCAGGCCGAGTCCAACGCCGAGCACGCCGAAATCGTGCGCGCCATCGCCGACGGGGCCGAAGCGGCCGCCGTCGAAGCGATGACCCGGCACCTCGACAACGTCGAGCGAACCCTCGAAACCATCGTGCGCAAAGACGCGCACCGACCCTCGGAGCACCCGTGA